One region of Tumebacillus amylolyticus genomic DNA includes:
- a CDS encoding CLC_0170 family protein, which produces MTQLSYLNYLVLLFEICGVLTLVIDSKKYNQKQQTKEEKLSRFFGWTNIVLGVAAYVGNWMMQNIM; this is translated from the coding sequence ATGACGCAACTCAGTTACCTCAATTACTTAGTGCTGCTGTTCGAAATCTGCGGGGTCCTGACTTTGGTGATCGACTCCAAAAAGTACAACCAGAAGCAGCAAACCAAAGAGGAAAAGCTCTCCCGCTTCTTCGGATGGACCAACATCGTGCTCGGTGTCGCCGCCTATGTCGGGAATTGGATGATGCAGAATATCATGTAG
- a CDS encoding ArpU family phage packaging/lysis transcriptional regulator, translating to MTRNLTEQNIETKKTRARVEGMLESCRLYMQIGYHPGQEARTTARYSLTPSSVTNAFHSSTESIAQKNVDEERRRRALVESVWAAVEMLNEMEQQIVKMRYLEDDDALDYIVWGELNLSERKYYRVKARAFLKLALAMGVAVYKEAI from the coding sequence ATGACCAGAAACCTGACTGAACAAAACATCGAGACGAAAAAGACCCGCGCCCGCGTAGAGGGGATGCTTGAATCTTGCAGATTGTACATGCAGATCGGCTACCATCCGGGCCAAGAAGCCCGCACGACCGCTCGCTACAGCCTCACGCCTTCCTCTGTAACGAACGCGTTTCACTCCAGCACGGAAAGCATCGCCCAGAAAAACGTCGACGAAGAACGCCGCCGCCGCGCCTTGGTCGAAAGCGTCTGGGCCGCGGTGGAGATGCTCAACGAGATGGAGCAACAGATTGTGAAGATGCGCTACTTGGAGGACGACGACGCACTCGACTACATCGTCTGGGGCGAGTTGAACCTCAGCGAGCGCAAGTACTACCGAGTCAAGGCACGGGCGTTTCTGAAGCTCGCGTTGGCGATGGGAGTCGCGGTGTACAAGGAAGCTATTTAA
- a CDS encoding LysM peptidoglycan-binding domain-containing protein, which yields MQYETLQLGHVLFDLESRPDEIPLGGEQMLSVLQFPGGFKEVQLLGAQERSITWSGVFSYEKAWDNVQALDQMCRQGDVQELWIDNLIYRRAIVKKFQWSYRTKHEIPYEIELELVANFQSILYSDPLSMKDALPWKDMKIYTAVDGDSVWKLALRFYGDGGLYRKIANANNLDNPDQLKPGTKLVIPR from the coding sequence TTGCAATACGAAACGTTGCAACTGGGACATGTCCTGTTTGACTTGGAATCCCGACCCGATGAAATTCCGCTGGGCGGAGAGCAAATGCTCTCCGTTCTTCAATTTCCGGGCGGTTTCAAGGAAGTTCAATTGCTTGGCGCCCAAGAGCGCTCGATCACCTGGTCGGGCGTTTTTTCGTACGAAAAAGCATGGGACAACGTGCAAGCGCTCGATCAGATGTGCCGCCAAGGCGACGTTCAAGAATTGTGGATCGACAACTTGATTTACCGCAGGGCCATCGTCAAAAAGTTTCAGTGGTCGTACCGCACCAAACACGAAATCCCGTATGAAATTGAGCTTGAACTGGTGGCAAACTTCCAATCGATTCTGTACAGCGATCCTTTGTCCATGAAGGATGCTCTGCCTTGGAAGGACATGAAAATCTACACCGCCGTCGACGGTGATTCGGTTTGGAAACTGGCGTTGCGCTTTTATGGAGATGGCGGGTTGTACCGGAAGATCGCCAATGCGAACAACTTGGACAATCCGGATCAGCTCAAGCCGGGGACGAAGTTGGTGATCCCAAGATGA
- a CDS encoding helix-turn-helix domain-containing protein, producing the protein MTTIAKRIRELRKQKGWTQKDLAYKSHVSPQVVSNWEREYSTPDTDDIANLAQVFAVPADYLLLGGERSLPTIPSDEGTHVVNLAPEEMAILQEMRKHQGFQAFFHDLSLAPEDKLRKLIRMWDIIKEDIENDKDEEPDQ; encoded by the coding sequence ATGACCACGATCGCCAAACGCATCCGCGAACTGCGCAAGCAGAAAGGCTGGACGCAAAAAGATCTGGCCTACAAAAGCCATGTTTCCCCGCAAGTCGTCTCCAATTGGGAGCGGGAGTACTCGACGCCCGACACCGATGACATCGCCAACCTTGCGCAAGTATTTGCCGTGCCGGCCGACTATTTGCTGCTCGGAGGAGAGCGTTCCCTCCCGACGATTCCCTCTGATGAAGGCACACACGTCGTCAACCTCGCCCCCGAGGAGATGGCGATTCTGCAAGAGATGCGCAAACATCAAGGGTTTCAAGCTTTTTTCCATGACTTATCCCTCGCGCCGGAGGACAAGCTGCGCAAGTTAATTCGCATGTGGGACATTATCAAGGAAGACATTGAAAACGACAAAGACGAGGAGCCGGATCAATAA
- a CDS encoding spore germination protein — MAFWLRTKTKQKQKQKQKPSTSQVPDQILEQHSDKQVTQKMDDTIAFIQSVLGDNDDFTLRRFQIFGQHPAALLFFDSLTNKTTLNTEILKPLMQIPAHGKEVKTSPTDLQQLLQNDILYQVESRLESNVAALVDGILRGEVVVIADGWVEAFLIGSRSVEKRAVEQPPTEQVVRGPREGFIEALMSNLSLLRYRLPTSDLRIKMMNIGRITKSKVAICYLEGIVNPDLVTEVRSRLESIDIDGVLDTGYLEQLIEDNHLSPFPQVQNTERPDKAVANLLEGRVIILLDGSPFALILPSVFTQFYQSMEDYSERFIMGSMVRFARLVALVFSLIFPSLYVSTISFNPELIPTKFAVAVAGGRAGVPFPAVIEVLIMEISMEVLREATLRMPQQVGGALSIVGVLVIGEAAVAAGFVSPITVVVVALTTIGSFATPAYNAAIALRMLRFPLIICSGVFGLYGVMIGLIVIINHMLSLRSFGVPYISPVVPGNFQGMKDSLIRAPLWWMKKRPTQLHTPNSNRLGEKTIQQLKKANHNTLDPLKVGNQRWKEPDGVSSSDNSNPSSGDSD; from the coding sequence ATGGCGTTTTGGCTACGGACAAAAACCAAACAAAAACAGAAGCAAAAACAAAAACCATCAACCTCCCAAGTTCCCGATCAAATCTTGGAGCAGCACTCAGATAAACAGGTCACGCAGAAAATGGACGACACCATCGCCTTCATCCAAAGCGTGCTGGGCGACAACGATGATTTCACTCTTCGCCGTTTCCAAATCTTCGGGCAGCATCCGGCGGCGTTGCTTTTTTTTGACAGCTTGACCAACAAGACCACGCTCAACACCGAAATTCTCAAGCCTCTGATGCAAATTCCCGCTCACGGAAAGGAAGTCAAAACCTCCCCCACCGACCTCCAACAACTCTTGCAAAACGACATTCTCTACCAAGTCGAATCGCGCTTGGAAAGCAACGTGGCCGCCTTGGTCGATGGAATTTTGCGCGGGGAAGTGGTCGTGATCGCCGACGGGTGGGTGGAAGCGTTTCTGATCGGTTCACGATCTGTCGAAAAACGAGCCGTCGAGCAACCGCCAACCGAACAGGTCGTACGCGGGCCTCGGGAGGGGTTTATTGAAGCGTTGATGAGCAACCTCTCTCTGCTGCGCTACCGACTGCCGACCTCCGATTTGCGAATCAAGATGATGAACATCGGACGCATCACCAAATCAAAAGTGGCGATCTGCTACTTGGAGGGCATCGTCAACCCGGACCTCGTCACCGAAGTCCGCTCCCGACTGGAATCGATCGACATCGACGGGGTGCTCGACACCGGCTACCTAGAGCAGCTTATTGAAGACAACCACCTCTCCCCGTTTCCGCAAGTTCAGAACACGGAACGTCCCGACAAAGCGGTCGCCAACCTGCTGGAAGGCCGTGTGATCATCCTCTTGGACGGATCGCCGTTTGCGTTGATCTTGCCTTCGGTGTTCACCCAGTTTTATCAATCGATGGAGGACTACTCCGAGCGGTTTATCATGGGCAGTATGGTGCGGTTCGCCCGCTTGGTCGCTTTGGTTTTCTCACTGATCTTTCCCTCGCTGTACGTCTCGACGATCTCGTTCAACCCGGAGTTGATCCCGACCAAATTCGCCGTCGCCGTCGCGGGGGGACGTGCGGGAGTACCGTTTCCGGCCGTCATCGAGGTCTTGATTATGGAGATTTCAATGGAAGTGTTGCGCGAAGCCACGCTTCGAATGCCGCAACAAGTCGGCGGTGCGCTGTCGATCGTCGGCGTGCTCGTCATCGGGGAAGCGGCCGTCGCCGCCGGTTTCGTCAGTCCCATCACCGTCGTCGTCGTGGCGTTGACCACCATCGGCTCGTTTGCCACGCCTGCTTACAACGCGGCGATTGCGTTGCGTATGTTGCGTTTTCCGCTGATCATCTGCTCCGGAGTTTTCGGTCTCTACGGCGTCATGATCGGTCTCATCGTCATCATCAACCACATGCTTTCCCTGCGTTCGTTTGGCGTGCCGTACATCTCTCCCGTCGTCCCCGGCAACTTCCAAGGGATGAAAGACTCGTTGATTCGCGCTCCGCTTTGGTGGATGAAAAAACGACCCACGCAATTGCACACCCCAAACTCCAACCGTTTAGGGGAAAAAACCATCCAACAACTCAAAAAAGCGAATCACAACACGCTTGACCCGCTTAAAGTCGGAAACCAGAGGTGGAAGGAACCAGATGGAGTATCCTCGTCAGATAACAGCAATCCAAGCAGCGGCGATTCTGATTAG
- a CDS encoding spore germination protein: MRFESLQKNEDFLTREFEKNKFTICLYYFASVCNEADIFKKLISTFYRTESAADYETYLKSFPNWSVRSSEAEAIEKMLDGHVIISIHEQMISVSMRNFMSRSVDVSTDENILQGPKDGLSENIETSLNLIRNRYKRKTLLVESHFVGNDSNIKLIVLFDETLAETTTLATLKEKLSQLQMTILQSAGQLQKNLIHNKFNLFPLFLTTERPDRVVKNLAEGKIVILLEGSSWGLIGPVTFFDFFKSMDDTVQMPIIGKFLLTLRYVALLITLILPALYISIISYSPDVLKVQFALLVAGSRMTVPFPSYIEIMFMLILTEFLIEASIRLPKTISPTATTVGGLILGQAATEAGLVANVMIIVISVVAISNFVVPVNAMHQAIRIIRYPLILLASFLGTIGVVVGLLALLAYLCSLRSLGKPYMKLL; this comes from the coding sequence GTGCGTTTTGAAAGCTTGCAAAAAAATGAAGATTTCCTGACACGTGAGTTCGAAAAAAACAAGTTTACCATTTGCCTGTACTACTTCGCGTCCGTCTGCAACGAGGCGGATATCTTCAAGAAACTGATCTCGACCTTCTACAGAACCGAATCGGCCGCCGACTATGAAACGTATCTGAAATCGTTCCCAAACTGGTCGGTGCGGTCGAGCGAAGCCGAAGCGATCGAAAAAATGCTGGACGGTCACGTCATCATCTCGATCCATGAGCAAATGATTTCCGTCTCCATGAGAAACTTTATGTCTCGCTCCGTCGACGTATCGACGGATGAAAACATTTTGCAAGGTCCGAAAGACGGCCTCAGCGAAAACATCGAAACCTCTCTTAATTTGATTCGAAACCGATACAAACGTAAAACATTGCTTGTAGAAAGTCACTTTGTAGGCAACGATTCCAACATCAAATTGATCGTGCTGTTTGACGAAACTCTTGCTGAGACAACCACCCTTGCCACGTTAAAGGAAAAACTTTCACAACTCCAAATGACGATCTTACAATCAGCCGGACAACTGCAGAAAAACCTGATTCATAACAAATTCAACCTCTTCCCACTTTTTTTGACGACAGAGCGCCCTGACCGTGTCGTCAAAAATTTGGCTGAAGGTAAAATTGTCATCCTGCTGGAGGGTTCGTCTTGGGGGTTAATCGGGCCGGTCACGTTTTTTGATTTTTTCAAGTCGATGGATGACACCGTCCAAATGCCAATCATCGGTAAGTTCCTGCTAACCCTGCGTTACGTTGCGCTCTTGATCACACTGATCCTCCCGGCCTTGTACATTTCCATCATTTCGTACTCTCCCGATGTTTTGAAAGTTCAATTTGCACTTCTCGTTGCGGGCAGCCGGATGACCGTTCCGTTTCCCTCGTACATCGAGATCATGTTCATGTTGATTTTGACCGAATTTTTGATTGAAGCGAGCATTCGCCTCCCCAAAACGATCTCCCCCACAGCCACAACGGTCGGCGGCCTCATTTTGGGACAGGCTGCCACGGAAGCCGGTCTGGTGGCAAACGTCATGATCATCGTCATTTCTGTCGTGGCGATTTCCAACTTCGTGGTCCCCGTCAATGCGATGCATCAGGCGATCCGAATCATCCGATACCCTTTAATTCTACTGGCCAGTTTTCTGGGAACGATCGGAGTCGTGGTGGGTCTGCTGGCGCTCCTTGCCTATCTTTGCTCTCTGAGGAGTTTGGGCAAACCTTACATGAAGCTTCTCTAA
- a CDS encoding Ger(x)C family spore germination protein — translation MKSSLWSRQGKKLLILLLLVPFFSGCWDRLEIEERANVLGISIDVEGKQAEHEEGEISHLKGRFPTPTNKMVRITAQIAVPGRIPLGPGGGATGGGGSGDQKPVWVVSVVGHTLDDAMMNLQQQLADRVFLSHLRVIILSEEYARQGVDNVNEYLRRNPEVRRAAWMFVSKGRAADTMQISPELERVPALYLMATLDHAVALGKFPNDFLGIFWSATSTLGQQPYLPYITIKEKNNIQIAGMAYFKGFRMVGIAKPLEIGFFMAVQGLNPGGYMASVPVPGSNESVMVRAEHRKSKIKVDLQNGRPHVTVNVYYEAGLDEKSSSNLQVDNSEILQKIEESASQGAKKAIVSLIKQTQEDEADIFGFGEQVRGKESKYWDENIQTQEKWCRMYKDIPVDVTVSSKIRRVGMTAR, via the coding sequence ATGAAGAGCAGCCTCTGGAGCAGACAGGGTAAAAAATTGCTGATCCTCCTGCTCCTCGTCCCTTTTTTCAGCGGTTGTTGGGATCGACTTGAGATCGAAGAACGTGCGAACGTGTTGGGGATTTCCATCGATGTGGAGGGGAAACAAGCGGAGCACGAAGAGGGCGAAATCTCGCATCTCAAAGGCCGCTTCCCAACCCCCACCAACAAAATGGTGCGCATCACCGCACAGATTGCCGTCCCGGGGCGCATTCCCTTGGGGCCTGGCGGTGGAGCAACCGGGGGAGGAGGCAGCGGAGATCAAAAACCGGTCTGGGTCGTCTCCGTTGTCGGACACACGTTAGACGATGCGATGATGAATCTCCAACAACAACTGGCAGACCGCGTGTTCCTAAGCCATCTGCGGGTGATCATCCTCTCCGAAGAGTACGCGCGCCAAGGCGTTGACAACGTCAACGAATACCTGCGCCGCAATCCGGAAGTGCGGCGTGCCGCTTGGATGTTCGTCTCCAAAGGCAGAGCTGCCGACACGATGCAGATCTCGCCGGAGTTGGAACGGGTGCCCGCCCTCTATCTCATGGCGACCTTGGATCATGCGGTGGCACTCGGCAAATTTCCGAACGATTTTCTCGGGATCTTCTGGAGCGCGACGTCCACCCTCGGCCAGCAACCGTACCTCCCGTACATCACGATCAAGGAAAAAAACAACATCCAGATCGCAGGCATGGCGTACTTTAAAGGATTCAGAATGGTCGGGATCGCCAAACCGTTGGAAATCGGCTTCTTCATGGCAGTGCAAGGCTTAAACCCCGGCGGTTACATGGCGAGCGTGCCCGTGCCGGGGTCGAACGAATCGGTCATGGTTCGCGCCGAACACCGCAAGTCGAAGATCAAAGTCGACTTGCAAAACGGACGCCCTCATGTGACCGTAAACGTCTACTACGAAGCCGGGCTGGACGAGAAATCGAGCTCGAACCTCCAAGTGGACAACTCCGAAATCCTGCAAAAAATCGAAGAGTCCGCCTCTCAGGGAGCCAAAAAGGCGATCGTCTCCCTGATCAAACAAACGCAAGAGGACGAAGCGGACATTTTTGGATTCGGTGAGCAAGTGCGGGGGAAAGAGTCGAAGTACTGGGATGAAAACATCCAAACCCAAGAGAAATGGTGCCGCATGTACAAGGACATCCCCGTTGACGTGACCGTCTCGTCCAAAATTCGCCGTGTCGGGATGACCGCCCGCTAA
- a CDS encoding GerAB/ArcD/ProY family transporter — protein sequence MEYPRQITAIQAAAILISSIIGVGLLPLPRFAVDAANTGAPLITLLGIGLASFGLWLITKLGMRFPNKSIVRYSEDILGKWIAALGSLAIILFFAILTSLAAREFGEVVVSSVLRRTPLEVTVVVMLILAAVNSRHDITTFTYIHHFYLPVLVAPALVIVGLSMKNSNVINLLPLLGNKPVLHTMTSGVFTIAALFQGFFIYTLVIPAMRRPERAMKASFWGMLISGGIYLLIVTATVSVFGAQEIKLLLWPTLELARTTSLPANILERLDAPFLIVWVIAVFTTLFSSYTLMIHSASELFRLRDHKMFSFFTLPFVFMMAMLPQNVLQMYAIIKIVGQCGLVLTIVYPLLLFLVAMIRKKRGDQQHEEQPLEQTG from the coding sequence ATGGAGTATCCTCGTCAGATAACAGCAATCCAAGCAGCGGCGATTCTGATTAGCTCCATCATCGGAGTCGGGCTTTTGCCCTTGCCTCGCTTCGCCGTGGACGCCGCCAATACGGGTGCTCCGTTGATCACGTTGCTCGGCATTGGGCTTGCCTCCTTCGGACTGTGGCTGATCACAAAACTCGGGATGCGCTTTCCCAACAAATCGATCGTCCGCTACAGCGAAGACATTTTAGGAAAATGGATCGCAGCCTTGGGAAGTCTTGCGATCATCCTTTTTTTTGCGATCTTGACATCGCTTGCCGCCCGAGAGTTTGGTGAAGTCGTCGTGTCTTCCGTTTTGCGTCGCACACCGCTTGAAGTGACGGTTGTCGTCATGCTGATCTTGGCGGCGGTGAACTCGCGCCATGACATCACGACGTTTACCTACATCCATCACTTCTATCTGCCGGTCTTGGTGGCGCCGGCGTTGGTGATCGTCGGCCTGTCGATGAAAAATTCCAATGTCATCAACTTGTTGCCGCTGTTGGGAAACAAGCCGGTTCTGCACACCATGACGTCCGGTGTCTTCACGATTGCGGCGCTTTTCCAAGGATTTTTCATCTACACGCTCGTCATCCCCGCGATGCGTCGACCGGAGCGAGCCATGAAAGCCAGCTTCTGGGGGATGTTGATTTCGGGAGGAATTTACCTGTTGATCGTCACGGCGACCGTCTCCGTCTTCGGCGCCCAAGAGATCAAGCTCCTGCTGTGGCCGACGCTTGAATTGGCGCGCACGACCTCCCTGCCTGCGAACATCCTTGAACGGTTGGATGCGCCGTTTCTGATCGTGTGGGTCATCGCGGTCTTCACCACGCTGTTCTCCAGTTACACCCTCATGATTCATTCAGCCAGCGAGTTGTTTCGCTTGCGGGATCACAAGATGTTTTCGTTTTTCACCTTGCCGTTTGTGTTTATGATGGCGATGTTACCCCAGAATGTCCTTCAGATGTACGCCATCATCAAAATCGTCGGGCAATGCGGGTTGGTGCTGACCATCGTCTATCCCCTGCTCTTGTTCTTGGTGGCGATGATCCGGAAAAAAAGGGGGGATCAGCAACATGAAGAGCAGCCTCTGGAGCAGACAGGGTAA
- a CDS encoding phage tail tape measure protein, protein MGFQDWFEKVSLKDFDSSVLEVDSKIKKLTKSFEYLGLSKVEVDGLNDAMKEISRNDAFSELQQKLIAVGKGNQLNGLQEAMDRLEARNSSIKKITDSFSELRANISEGFGLKAAFEGLDQLEAATSQLTTLKTIQLTTGSSEAGMGYLGYAANQQDNKKDAIKMESLMVKQGMTDAQAADFLPALSQFASVQEFANGTNSVAAAQSALEMASMFKKTDSAQQMSDFLNDYNKALMLQSGDPSKFNDMLKSIKSSSQGMGVTDRDAMYMATLSSQMGMTGDKSGEKLADMMVTALPKVKEQVTDKSSEANKTLASLGMIDDRGYSKFFDGDGKDGTGDDLQGFMKTLYDKTKNMDQDTRVKTYTAVFGKDGGNMAQLLASDQGMRQQEVLAKRFDSMPDYKAMEKEYNDSPQGQVKKLKDNVETLKTDGLIALAKAFNPLLEGVNKFLEWVRKMTDEHPSIVKGVAAIIATTMAISGAVLVFGKLASSLLAIKDLGGGAVGAIKNRPGRRRRGGGEPPETGGNNPTDDTSQPRQQRESLLQKFKNRRNRNRNDSPEGHEDHQDQPGGNRRRRGGRGRGGGLVGNLLSGAVGGVVGAGLTGGIDLGQIKQMAMHFDVVRHAATLMGTSFGGTFQKLSQGLKSMNVPFKLFEGFLGNLGKSTTLWAVKMAAAWLIGLGPIGLIIAGVIAVVGALWVAWQNNFGNIREVATSIGKWITEHFEGVVNWFRGLPDRMMQIGSDIVHGLWSGIQKLGDWLMQKAVDFVDMTIPGPIRKFLGIASPSRLMKEHGRFVVEGLALGMTDNAKMVHDASKHMASKVTGPGREALAANLPSAQGGGGDIHVHVHPHPHQKSEEIADQVMRKLGASSRGQMLNTGLRVNISAM, encoded by the coding sequence ATGGGGTTTCAAGATTGGTTCGAGAAGGTTAGTTTGAAAGACTTCGATTCGAGTGTACTGGAAGTCGATAGCAAGATCAAAAAGTTGACCAAAAGCTTTGAGTACCTTGGATTGTCCAAAGTAGAAGTCGACGGATTGAACGATGCCATGAAGGAGATTTCCAGAAACGATGCGTTCTCTGAACTTCAGCAAAAACTGATCGCAGTTGGCAAAGGCAATCAGTTAAATGGTCTCCAAGAAGCGATGGACCGATTGGAAGCCCGAAATTCATCGATCAAAAAAATCACCGATTCCTTCAGCGAATTGCGTGCCAACATCTCTGAGGGATTCGGCTTAAAAGCAGCTTTTGAAGGATTGGACCAGTTGGAAGCGGCCACCAGTCAGTTGACGACTTTGAAAACCATCCAACTCACCACGGGTTCAAGTGAGGCCGGGATGGGATATCTTGGATACGCGGCGAATCAACAGGACAACAAAAAAGACGCGATCAAGATGGAGTCCCTGATGGTGAAACAGGGCATGACGGATGCGCAAGCGGCTGATTTTCTCCCGGCTCTCAGCCAATTTGCCTCCGTTCAAGAATTTGCCAACGGCACCAACAGTGTTGCCGCTGCGCAAAGTGCTCTCGAGATGGCGTCCATGTTTAAGAAAACGGACTCGGCCCAACAGATGAGCGATTTCCTGAACGATTACAACAAAGCGTTGATGCTGCAGTCGGGCGATCCGAGCAAGTTTAATGACATGCTGAAATCGATCAAATCCAGTTCCCAAGGGATGGGTGTAACGGACCGTGATGCGATGTACATGGCGACGCTTTCCAGCCAAATGGGAATGACAGGTGACAAATCCGGTGAAAAACTCGCCGACATGATGGTCACGGCCCTTCCGAAAGTCAAGGAGCAAGTAACCGACAAGTCCAGCGAAGCGAACAAGACGTTGGCAAGTTTGGGCATGATCGATGACAGAGGCTACTCCAAGTTCTTTGACGGTGACGGCAAGGACGGCACAGGAGACGATTTGCAAGGGTTCATGAAAACGTTGTACGACAAAACGAAAAACATGGACCAGGATACCCGGGTGAAAACCTACACGGCAGTATTCGGCAAAGATGGCGGCAACATGGCCCAACTGTTGGCGAGCGACCAAGGGATGCGTCAACAAGAGGTCTTGGCCAAGAGATTTGATTCCATGCCGGATTACAAAGCAATGGAAAAAGAGTATAACGATTCTCCACAAGGCCAAGTCAAAAAACTCAAGGACAACGTAGAAACCCTCAAAACGGACGGTCTGATTGCTCTTGCCAAGGCCTTCAATCCCTTGTTGGAAGGGGTAAACAAATTCCTTGAATGGGTGCGCAAAATGACGGACGAACACCCTAGTATCGTGAAGGGTGTGGCTGCGATTATCGCGACCACGATGGCAATCTCCGGCGCTGTGCTCGTCTTCGGAAAACTGGCTTCCAGCTTGCTTGCCATTAAGGACTTGGGCGGAGGGGCTGTCGGTGCAATCAAGAACAGACCCGGACGTCGACGAAGAGGTGGGGGCGAGCCCCCGGAGACCGGTGGAAATAACCCGACCGACGATACGTCTCAACCCAGACAGCAACGAGAATCTTTGCTGCAAAAATTTAAAAACCGTAGAAACCGGAACCGTAACGATTCTCCAGAAGGGCATGAAGATCATCAGGACCAGCCCGGAGGCAACAGGAGGAGACGAGGTGGTCGTGGCCGTGGCGGCGGTCTCGTCGGCAATTTGCTCAGTGGTGCTGTCGGCGGAGTCGTTGGCGCAGGCCTTACGGGAGGCATCGACCTCGGTCAAATCAAACAGATGGCGATGCATTTCGATGTCGTCCGCCACGCGGCTACGTTGATGGGCACATCGTTTGGAGGTACGTTCCAGAAACTTTCCCAAGGCCTAAAATCCATGAACGTTCCGTTCAAGCTGTTTGAGGGCTTCCTCGGGAACCTTGGGAAGAGCACGACGTTGTGGGCTGTCAAAATGGCAGCTGCTTGGTTGATCGGTCTCGGGCCGATCGGTTTGATCATCGCCGGGGTCATTGCCGTTGTCGGAGCCCTCTGGGTGGCGTGGCAGAACAATTTTGGCAACATTCGTGAAGTGGCGACTTCGATCGGCAAGTGGATCACAGAGCACTTCGAAGGTGTCGTCAACTGGTTCAGAGGCTTGCCGGATCGGATGATGCAAATCGGCTCCGACATTGTACACGGTTTATGGAGCGGGATCCAGAAGCTCGGAGATTGGTTGATGCAAAAGGCGGTCGATTTCGTCGACATGACGATTCCGGGCCCGATCCGCAAGTTTTTGGGGATCGCATCTCCATCTCGCCTCATGAAAGAGCACGGTCGATTCGTCGTCGAAGGGCTCGCGCTGGGGATGACCGACAACGCCAAAATGGTACACGACGCCAGCAAGCACATGGCGTCGAAGGTTACAGGACCCGGTCGTGAAGCACTGGCTGCCAACTTGCCGTCCGCACAAGGCGGTGGAGGTGACATCCATGTCCACGTCCATCCGCATCCACATCAAAAATCGGAGGAGATCGCGGACCAAGTGATGCGCAAACTGGGGGCTTCCTCGCGAGGCCAGATGCTCAATACCGGTTTGCGTGTGAACATCTCCGCTATGTAA
- a CDS encoding ImmA/IrrE family metallo-endopeptidase — translation MKFAELIPGGHVPSMMEDRANQLLTRFDFRYPDQIDIQEICDYFKIKVRASTEPDLTFSVCTGFRKGFIYIQKGVDYLHFKELCGEEFAHLYLHTISQTETTKHLHAKQERQAKDFSTFLYMPLKMMQDVMLSYDQAVDVSTLADEFLVSEEFVYYRLSLLFPDRVDAIARAKGRFGYVQWLE, via the coding sequence GTGAAATTCGCAGAACTCATCCCCGGCGGTCACGTCCCTTCGATGATGGAAGACCGCGCCAACCAACTTCTCACACGCTTTGACTTCCGCTATCCGGATCAGATCGACATCCAAGAAATCTGCGACTATTTCAAGATCAAAGTCCGTGCCTCCACCGAGCCCGACCTGACGTTCTCCGTCTGCACGGGCTTTCGCAAAGGCTTCATCTATATTCAAAAAGGCGTGGACTACCTCCACTTCAAAGAACTGTGCGGCGAGGAGTTCGCCCACCTCTACTTGCACACGATCTCCCAGACGGAGACGACCAAGCATCTGCATGCCAAGCAGGAGCGACAAGCGAAGGACTTCTCGACGTTCCTCTACATGCCGCTCAAAATGATGCAGGATGTCATGCTCTCCTACGACCAAGCGGTGGACGTCTCCACGCTCGCCGATGAGTTTCTCGTCTCGGAGGAGTTCGTGTACTACCGCCTGTCTCTGCTCTTCCCCGACCGGGTCGATGCCATCGCCCGCGCCAAGGGGCGATTCGGGTACGTCCAATGGCTGGAATAA